A window of Castanea sativa cultivar Marrone di Chiusa Pesio chromosome 1, ASM4071231v1 contains these coding sequences:
- the LOC142621625 gene encoding homeobox-leucine zipper protein HAT5 — protein sequence MMESGRLFFDPTACRGSNMLFLGNGDNIFRGGRAIMSMEESSKRRSFFSSPDDLFDEEYYDEQLPEKKRRLSPEQVHLLEKSFETENKLEPERKTQLAKKLGLQPRQVAVWFQNRRARWKTKQLERDYDVLKSSYDSLYSNYDTLVKEHEKLKSEVVSLNEKLQAKGVAGADISAQKAEPLPGDITNVSALQFSVKVEDRLSCGSAVVDEDGPQILDTGDSYFPSDNYPAEDDGSDDGHSYFRNVFVAAEPQHQEDEEPLEWLEWS from the exons ATGATGGAATCCGGCCGCCTTTTCTTCGACCCTACCGCCTGCCGTGGCAGCAACATGTTGTTCCTCGGGAATGGTGACAACATTTTTCGAG GAGGAAGAGCAATAATGAGCATGGAGGAAAGCTCAAAGAGGCGATCCTTTTTCAGCTCACCGGACGATCTGTTCGACGAGGAATATTACGACGAGCAGTTGCCGGAGAAAAAGCGCCGCCTAAGCCCTGAGCAG GTGCATCTGCTGGAGAAGAGCTTTGAGACAGAGAACAAGCTGGAGCCAGAGCGAAAGACCCAGCTGGCCAAGAAGCTGGGGCTGCAGCCAAGACAGGTGGCTGTATGGTTCCAGAACCGCCGGGCACGGTGGAAGACAAAGCAGCTTGAAAGGGACTATGATGTCCTCAAATCTTCTTATGACTCACTCTACTCTAATTATGACACTCTTGTCAAGGAGCATGAGAAGCTCAAATCTGAG GTGGTTTCCTTAAATGAAAAACTTCAAGCTAAAGGGGTGGCTGGAGCAGATATTTCAGCTCAAAAAGCTGAGCCACTTCCGGGGGATATCACCAATGTTTCAGCCCTCCAATTCAGTGTGAAGGTTGAGGACCGCCTGAGTTGTGGGAGTGCTGTGGTAGATGAGGATGGTCCACAGATTTTGGACACTGGTGATTCGTACTTCCCAAGTGACAACTATCCTGCAGAGGATGATGGGAGTGATGATGGCCACAGTTACTTCCGCAATGTGTTTGTAGCTGCAGAACCTCAACACCAGGAGGATGAAGAGCCTTTGGAATGGTTGGAGTGGTCATAA